The genomic interval CGCCCAGCCCATCACGCTGCGGCTCCACCAGCTGAACCTCCTGCCGGGCATCGGGAAGAAGCTGCGCAACGACATCCTCGACGAGCGCAAGCGGAAGCCGTTCGAGTCGTTCGAGGAGCTGACGGAGCGCGTCTCCGGCCTCCACAAGCCGCGGGAGGTCCTCGCCGAACGCATCGCCGAGGAACTCCGCGAGGACGACCTGAAGTACCGCATCTTCGTCCGGGGCGAGTAGCCGTCCCGGGTCGTGAAGGCTTTTCATCGGGCGTGCCGAACGGCGGGTAGTGACTGCCTCGCGCGACCCCGACGCGCTCATCCGCCGCGCCAAGCGGGGGGACCCCGACTTCGACCAGCACTTCCTCGTGGACGACCGGGTGCTCGACCGTATCCCGTCGTACCTCCCCGAGGACGCCGACCGCGGCCACTTGCTGGAGATCGGCGGCGGCACCGGGGCGCTGACCGACCGCCTGCTCGCCGCCGGCGACGAGGTGACCGTCGTGGAGCGCGACCCCGAACTGGCCGCCTTCCTCCGCGAGGAGTTCGCCGCCGAGGTCGATGCCGGCCGGCTCACGGTCGTCGAGGGCGACGCGCTCGACGTGGACCTGCCCGACTTTACCGCCTGCGTCTCGAACCTCCCGTACGGCGTCTCCTCGGAGATAGCGTTCCGCCTGCTCCCCGAGAAGCGCCCGCTCGTGTTGATGTTTCAAAGGAGTTCGCCGACCGGATGGCCGCCGACCCCGGCACCGACGAGTACGGCCGCCTCTCCGTCACGGCGGGCCACTACGCCGCGGTCGAGGTCGTCGAGGACGTGCCGGCCGCGGCGTTCGACCCGCGGCCCCGCGTCGAGAGCGCCGTCGTCCGGTGTACGCCGCGGGACCCCGACTACACCGTGCCGGACGAGGCGTTCTTCCTCGACTTCGTGACGGCGTGTTTCACCCAGCGGCGCAAGACGATGCGTAACGCCGTCCGCAACACGGCCCACATCTCGGGGCTGGGCGACCCGGACGCCGTGGTCGATGCCGCGGACGAGGACCTCATGTCGAAGCGCGCGGGCACCGTCACGCCGGCCGAGTTCGCCGAACTCGCCGCGCTGGCGTGGGAGGTGGGCGAGCCGTGACGCTCGCACAGATCGGCGTCCGCGGCCTGCTCGACAGTCCTGGCGAGCAGTTCGCCGCCTCCGCGGTCGTCGTGGTGGCCTTCCTCGCCGCCGCGGGTATCGTGTACGCCTGCGGCGGCCTCCTGAAGGGTCGCCTCTCCGACGAGGCGGCCGAGGCCGTCCAGTCGGCGGTCGGGATGGCGCTCGGCATCGCCGCCGGCGCGGTTCTCGTCGACATCTGGAACCAGTGGGGACCCGTCGCGACGGCGTGGGGCGAGGTCCGACCCGGGCCAACGACCGGGGTGCGCGCGCTCATCGCGCTGCTGGCGCTCGGGGTGACCTACACCGTCACGCGCATCACGAAGCGGTTCGTCCGCGTCGGCGAGCGTCGGGACGCCATCTCGACCCACCAGCGCGAGATACTCCACCACGTCGTCCAGATAGCCCTGTTCGTGCCCGCGATACTGTTCACGTTCCTGCTGTTCGACGCAGGCGTCGGGAACGTGCTGCTGTCGGCCAGCGTCCTCGGTGTCGTGCTCGGTCTCGCGGCGCGCCAAACCCTCGGCGCCGTCCTCGCCGGCTTCGTCCTCCTCTTCTCCCGGCCGTTCAAGCTCGGCGACTGGGTCGAGATCGGCGACCACGAGGGCATCATCACGGACGTCTCCATCGTGAACACGGAGATACGGACGTTCGACGACGAGGTGGTGATGATACCGAACGACGAGATAACCAGCAGGGCGGTGCTCAATCGGTCGAAGAACGATCGCCTGCGCGTCACGGTCGACGTGGGCGTCGATTACGACACCGACGTGGCCCGGGCGATGGAGACGGCCGCCGACGCGATGGGGGGGCTCGACGACCTGAAGGAGTCGCCCGCGCCGGACGTGGTCGTCGAGTCGTTCGGCGACAGCGCCGTCGTGCTCACGCTCCGCTTCTACATCGACAACCCCACCATACAGCGGAAGTGGGCGGCCCAGAACGCCGTCATGGAGTCCGTGAAGACGGCCTTCGAGCGCGAGGGCATCGCCATCCCGTTCCCGCAGCGCGTCCTCTCCGGGCGCGAGCAGGACGGCGGACTCCGCGTCGCTGACGAGCGAGCGGTCGCGGCTGACGGGAACGAACCGAACGGCGAGGAGCGGTCGGACGGGGAGCCCGAGGCGGCCGTCGAACCCGCGACCGACGGCGGCGACACCGGGAGCGGGGACGACGACGGGGGCGCCGATGGGTAGCGACGACCTCGCCGCCCGCCGGGGGATGGAGACGGAGGTGTACGGGGCCGCCGAGGACTCGAAACTCCTCGCCGACACGGCCGTCGAGCGCGTCAAGCGCGACGAGCGCGTTCTGGAGGTCGGCACGGGCTCCGGCTACGTCGCCGCCCGCGTCGCGACCGAGACGGGCGCGGCCGTGACCGCGAGCGACGTGAACCCCCACGCCTGCCGGCGGGCCCGCGAGAACGCCCGCGAGGAGGGAGCCGACCTCCCCGTCGTCCGGGCGGACCTCGTCGCCCCCTTCCGGGCGGGCGCGTTCGACCGCGTGCTGTTCAATCCCCCGTACCTGCCGCGCGACGAGGCCGCAGAGCGCGACGACTGGATGGAGCGCGCGCTCACGGGCGGGGAAACCGGCCGCGAGGTCATCGAGGCGTTCCTCGACGGCGTGGCCCGGGTGCTCGCGCCCGACGGGAGCGTCCTGCTCCTGGTCTCGACGCTCACGGACATCGGGGCCGTCGCGTCGTACGCCGACGCGCGTGGTCTCGCCGCCGAGACGGCGGCGGAGGAGTCGTTCCCGTTCGAGCGGCTCGCGGTGCTTGAGATTACCACCAAGCATTAGATTGCTTCGGAAATATTAAGCGACGGCATGACGAACGGGGGAGTAATGACGGAGCTAGTCGCGACGACACCGGGGCTGTACCCCCTTCCCGACGACGCGAAGGTCGAGCTATCGGACCTGAAGGGCCACCAGAAGTCCGACCTCGTCTCGGGCGACGAGACGGGCGAACTCGCCGACGCGTACGACCGCGTCCGTGCCGAGCTCGTGGAGACGCAGGTCGAGGCGGGACTCGACCTGATAACCGAGGGACAGGGCCGCTGGGACGACATGCTCGCGCACCCGCTCGCCGTCCACGAGGGCGTGGAGACGCGCGGCATCGTCCGCTACTACGACAACAACAACTTCTACCGCGAGCCGGTCGTCACCGAGGACCTGACGCCGAGCGGCGACGTCGCCGCGGAGCTTGCGGCCGCGAGCGAACTCACCGACTCGCTGCAGGCCGTTCTCCCCGGCCCGTACACCCTCGCGGACCTCGCCACGGACGAGCACTACGGCGACGACCTGCTGGAGGCGGTCGGCGAGTTCCTCGCCGGCGAGGTCGCCGAGCCCCGACCACGAGACGCTGTTCCTGCTCGAACCCTCGCTGGTCGAGAACGCACCGGACGACGGCACGGACGAGCGCGCGAGCGAGGCCCTCGACGCGGTGGCCGCGGCGACCGACGCTGAGGTCGTCGTCCATCCGTTCTACGGCGCGCTGGAGGAGAAGACCTACGCGCACCTGATGGACGCCGACGTGGACGCTATCGGCTTCGACCTCGTGAGCGACCACGAGCAGAACGTCTACAACGTCCAGGAGTACGGCACGAAGGGGTCGGTGGCGCTCGGCGTCGTCGACGGGCAGAACACGCTCGTCGAGGAGCCGGCGACCGTCCGCGAGCGGTTCGACTGGTTCACGGAGCAGGTGCCCGCCCAGTCGTTCGAGCGGGCCTACCTCACCTCGAACACGGAGCTGTTCTACCTGCCCGTCAACAAGGCGGAGGCGAAGGCCGAGACGCTCGCGACCGCCGCCGACCTCGAGGAGGTGGAAGCATGAGCGACAACCGCGAGCAGTTCCGGCCCGCGGACCACCCGACCGACAGCTTCCTGCTGACGACCGTCGTCGGCTCGTACCCCAAGCCGAAGTGGCTCAACCGCGCCGAGGACGTCCACGAGGGCGACGAGTACGACTTCCCGGCGGAACACCTCCACGAGGCGCACGACGACGCGTGTCGCGTCATCACGAACGAACACGAGCGCGCGGGGCTGGACGCCGTCGTGGACGGCGAGATGCGCCGCAACGAGATGGTGGAGTTCTTCGCCCACCGAATCGACGGCTACGAGTTCAACGGCCCCGTGAAGGTGTGGGGCCACAACTACTTCGACAAGCCCTCGGTCACGGAGGAAGTCGCCTACGACGAGCCGTGGCTCGTCGACGAGTTCGAGTTCACGACCGGCGTCGCCGACCGCTCGGTGAAGGTGCCCATCACGGGGCCGTACACGCTGGCGAACTGGTCGTTCAACGAGGCGTACGACGACGAGGAGGAGCTCGCGTACGACCTCGCGGACCTCGTGAACGAGGAGGTCGAGAAGCTCGTCGAGGCCGGTGCGCGCTACATCCAGATCGACGAGCCGGCGCTCGCCACGACGCCGGACGACCACGCCATCGTCGGCGAGTGTCTCGAACACATCGTCGCCGGCATCCCCGACGACGTGCGTATCGGCCTCCACGTCTGCTACGGCGACTACTCGCGCGTCTACCCGGAGATAAACGAGTTCCCCATCGACGAGTTCGACGTGGAACTGTGTAACGGCGACTACGAGCAGATCGAGGTGTTCGCCGACGGCGACTTCGAGCCGGACCTCGCGCTCGGCGTGACGGACGCCCACGTCGCGGAGGTCGAGTCCGTCGAGGAGATCAAGGAGAACATCCGGAAGGGGTTCGAGGTCGTCCCGCCGGAGCGGCTCACCGTCAGCCCCGACTGCGGGCTGAAGCTCCTCCCGGGAGGTCGCCTACGGGAAGATGGAGAACATGGTACAGGCGGCCCGTGAAGTCGAGGCCGAACTCGACGCGGGCGAGATAGAGGTCGGTTACGCGGGCGCAGGCGCGCCCGCCGACGACTGACTTACTCCGGTTCGTCCTCCTCGGGCGGTTCCTCGCCACGCCGCTCCGCGAGCAGACCGACGACGCCGGCCAGCGCCAGCACCGCGCCCTCCGCGCGCACGGCGTTGACGTACCATTCGGACGGTTCCAGTTCCTCGGCGTTCTCGTAGCCGACGAGGACCAGCCGCTCCGCGAGACGGATGACGCGCCGCGGGACGGCGACCGCTACGGCTCCGTACACGACTGCGAGTGCGCTCGTGAACACGCGGTACGCTACGCGGCCGCGGGCCAAAAGAGCGGGGGCGCGGTCAGACGACGCTCCAGACCATCACCGCGAGGAACAGCGCGGTCGCGACGACGAGACTCGCGTTCGAGAGCGTCGTCTCCGTGCCGGTGCGGTCGGTCGTGCCGAAGAACACGTACGCGGTCCCGGCCACCGCGAGTCCGAGCATCGCCACGCTATACACGATATCGAGTGCTCCAGCCATACCCGATGCTCTCCGTGCGACTACTAAACAGTACCCCACAAGTCAAGTCGGTCGGTAGGTAACACCGGGTAATGCGAATCGAACTCCGGGTGTGCCAGCACTGTTACGACGGCGAGCACGGCAATCCGCAGAAGACCGAGATAACGAAGGACATGGTTCGGTGTGCGAAGCAGGTCCGCGAGTACAAGGACCTCATCGGCCTCGAATCGCTGTACATCGACATGGTCGAGGAGGGCGACCCCGGCGGCGCGGAAGCGCTGCCGGCCATCGTCGCGCGCATCGAGAACGACCAGGTCGCGCTCACGGACACCCAGCTCGTCATGGAGGACGACAACGGGAACATGCTCGTGTACCCGGAGCCGCGCGACATCCTCGAGGTGCTGACGCGCAACATCGACCAGATACAACAGCAGACCCGACAGGACGTGACGGTCGAACTCTCCACCGAGGGCGCGGAGCTGCTGTCGGCCTAGAGGCGAGGAAAACCGAAGGAGGAAGAACCGGAAGTCAGTCGTCGCTCGGCTCGCCGCCGTCCGCGGCGACGGTTTCGCCCTCCTCCTGGCGCTGTGCGAGCTCCTTCTCCCAGCGGACGCGGAGCACGTTCCCGTACATCGACAGCACGATGCCGACGAACAGCACGAAGACGCCGATGTTGATGCCGATGGTCATCAGCAGCGAGGTCGGTCCCCCGCCGATGACGAGTTCGCGCGGCACCGGATACCCCTCGTCGAAGATACTCCCGACGAGGAACGACACGATGCCGATGACGGTCAACACCCCCATCACGGTCGTGACCCAGTGCCACGACGGCGACAGTTCGAGCTTCTCGATGCCCCACTCGCCGTTGCCGGAGTGGTCCTCCGGAATCATGCTCCGGGGGATGAACGCCTTCGGCTCCAGCGGGTAGAACGCGGGGTGGAAGCCGTGCTCGAAGATGTGGAACATTATCCCCATCACCATGATGACGCCGAGCAGGCCGTGGAAGACGACGAACGCCATCGCGGCCGTCCGGGTGGCGTACACCTCCATCACGCCGGTCTTCGACCAGATGAGCAGCCCCGAGATGGACAGGAGCGTCAGCTCGACGCTGAAGATGTAGACGACGCCCTTCCCGATGTAGGTGAGCAGCGGGACCTCGTCGGCCTTCCCGCCCGCGAACTGCAGGGCGTTCGGGTGGCGCTCGTCGGCGCGCCCCAGCATGAACTTCACGTCCTGTATCATCGCCTCGATGTCCTCCCGGGTGAGGAGTATCTCCCGGAAGTTCGAGCGGCCGGTCGGGGTGATGACCATGAGCACGATCCAGAAGACGATGAGCGCGATGAGGCCCGCGCCGGCCACGCGGTGGACGGCGGCGACGCCCGCGGTGCCGCCCATCAGCTCGGCGAGCCACCACAGCTCGTCGTTGAACATGATGCCGTAGCCGGTGAAGAAGAGGATGAACACGTCCAGCCCCAGCAGGGCGTGGAACGTCGTCGTCATCCGGGTGAACTTCCCGTGGTCGAGGCTCGTCATCGGTCCTCACCTCCCTCGACCTCGCCGCCGTCGGCGACCACGTCGCCGGCGTCGGCCTGCTCGCCGGGCTGGCGCATCCGCGCCGCGATGCGGCGGAACGCCGACCAGTGGAGGAACACCATGAACAGGATGAACACGCCCATCAGGACGTCGGCCGCGTGAATGAGCGCGATGAGGAAGTCCAGTTCGGCGATGGTGTTGCCCTCGACCCAGTCCGTGCCGACGCCGCCGCCCGCGACGGTCGGGCCGACCCGGAACAGCGTCTCGTAGAACGGCCCGAAGCCGCTCGCCCACCAGATGCTCCCCAGCGCCGCGGCGACGCCGACGACGGCGGAGACGAGGATGGACAGGCCGCCGTAGCTACGGGTCTCGGGGAGTTCGCTCACGAGAACTCACCGGCCTCCTCGCCGAAGATTATCTCCATCGCCTGGTCGTTGAAGAACGGCGCGGAGCCGCGCTTCTCCATCTCGTCGGCGATCTCGGCCGCGTCGCCGACGAGGATAGCGTCGGTCGCGCACTCCTCGGCGCAGGCCGGCCCCTTGCCGACGTGCTGGCGCTCCTCGCACATCGTACACTTGTCCATCGTGCCGCCGGTGCCGAACACCTGTGCCGAGCCGTCGTTCGAGTCGGGGAACTGCGGCGCCCCGAACGGACACGCGGAGAGGCAGTACTGACAGCCGATACAGAGGTCGTCGCGGACCTCGACGAAGCCGTTCTCCTTCTTGATCAGCGAGTCCACCGGACACACCGAGACGCACGGCGCGTTCTCGCAGTGGTAACACTGCATCGGAATGGACGTCTCGCCCGGGCTCGCACCCTCCGCGAGCGCCTGTGAGCTCCGGTGGTTGAACCCCTCGTCCGCCTCCTGTCCCTCCAGCATCGTCGAGATGCTGATGCGCTGTTCCTGCGGGCCGACGTCCCACGTCCGCTTGCACGCCACGACACAGCCGCCGCAGTCGATGCACGCTTCCACGTCGGGGAAGATACGCGCTCCCTCCCCGACGTTCATGACGCCCTGGCCCAGGACCTCTCTGTTTTGTTCGTTTGTAGACATTATTGCACCGTCTCGGAGTCACGGACATCGAAGTCCTTCTGGAGACCGATGCCGTCCCGGTCCTGCGGGAAGTCGATGACCTCCATGTTCAGTTCCTCCATGCGCTGTTCCGTGGCCGGCTCCAGCCGGACCATCGATACCTTCGTCTCCTGCATCTGCGTCTCCACGTCGTAGCCGCGCGACGTGATGGCGTTCACGGAGTCGCCGATGGCGTACGGGACCGTCCCCTCGGGGTAGCGGTCCTCCAGGCTCTGTCCCTTGAAGACGCCGCCCCAGTGGAAGGGGAGGAACGTCTCGCTGTCGTTCGGGCGGTCCGTCACCCGCGCCTTCACGAGGATGGACCCGCGGTCCGTCGACGACACGATGAGCATGTCGCCGCCGTCCACGTCGAGGTCCTCGGCCGTCGCCGGCGTTATCTCCGCGTACATGTGCGGCTGGAGGTCGGCGGTCATCTCGTTCGACCGCGTCTCCGAGCCGCCGCCCTGGTGTTCCACCTGCCGGCCGGTGGTCATGATGGTGTTGAGCCCCTGGTCGGCCACCTTCTGCATCGCGTCCTCCTGGGTGACCGAGTTGTTCTGGTCGAACCGGTAGAAGTTCTTCTGCTGGCCGTTCGCGGGCCACTGCTCCACCAGGTCCGGCCGCGGGCTCTCGATGGGTTCGCGGTGGACGGGGACGGTGTCGATGAAGTTCCACACCGTCGCCCGCGCCCGGCCGCGCCCCGTCGGCGCGTCGGGCTGTTTGTAGTCGTACTGTTCCCACCACTCCAGCGACTCCTCGACGTTCATGCCGGGCTGGACCACGTGCTCCTCCATCCCCCGGCTGACGAGTTCCTGCGCCAGCGTGTACACGGACTCGTTCGGGTCGAGCGCGTACTGGTAGGGGAGCGAGAGCGCGTCCGGGTTGGTGAGGTCCTCGGGGAGGACCGTCTTCCAGCCGGGGTACTCCGGGACGCCGTTGATGACGCCCTGGTAGTCGCTCTCCCAGTTCTCCGGGACGAGTTCGTCGCGCAGGAGGTTCGTCCCCTCCTCGACGCCCTTCGCGTCGACGGTGTCCTGCATCGGGTACGGCTTGTCCGTGTTCATGCCGTCCCAGTCGTCCGGGGTCGGGGCCTGCGTGCCCCAGCGTGCGCGGAAGTCCTGCCCGCCGTTGCGCGGGTCCATGTCGTCGTTCCAGATGATGGGCGTGCCGGGATGGCCCTCGCCCCAGCAGGGCCACGGCAGCCCCCAGAACTCGTCGGACACCGGCAAGCCCTGTTCCTCGGCCTTCAGCGTCTCCGTCGAGAACGCGTAGTCGTAGTCGAGGTGCTGTTGGAGCCGTTCGGGGCTCTGGATGTAGCCGATGGTCCGCAGGCCGATGTTTATCTCGCGGATGACCTCCTCGTAGGTGGACTTCCCGTTGTGGATGTTCGGGCCGGAGCCCCAGTCGAAGTGGGCGCCGAGGCCGTCCCAGTAGTCATACTCGCCGAGTTTCGCGGCGAGTTCCTGGATGATCCGCAGGTCGGGCCGGGAGTTGTGCGACGGCGGCCGCACCGGCTCCGACCACTGGATGGAGCGGTGCGAGTTCGTCAGCGAGCGGTAGTGCTCGTACTGGCTCGACGCCGGCAGGATGATGACGCCGTCGTCGCGGTCCGGCAGCACGGACGCGACGGACGGGAACACGTCCACGACGACCAGCAGGTCGAGGTTCTGCATCGCCTGCTGCATCTTCCCCATCTCGGAGATGGAGTTCGCGGAGTGGCCCCAGAAGAACGCCGCACGGAGGTCGTTCTCCTGGTACAGCGGCGTCTCGTTGAGCCGCTCGGACTGCGGGAGCGCTCCTCGAACCAGCGGGCGACCGTGAGCCCGTTCTGGAACATGAGCGAGCGGTCCATCGCGCTCGCGTCGGCGGCCCCGCCCTGTTCCGTCCAGACGTCCTGGGGCATCGTCGAGAAGCGGTCGTACAGCGTGTCGAAGTCCGTCGACCCGCTCGTGAACGGGCTCTGGTTCCACACGTCGGCCCAGTACTCCCACGAGCCGCGCGAGCCGACGCCGTAGTAGCCGGGCAGGATGTGGCTCGCGACCGCGAGGTCGGTCGCCCCCTGGACGTTGGCGTGGCCGCGCATGACCTGCAGGCCGCCGCCCGAGCGCGCCGCGGAGCCGCTACCGAGCGACAGCGCCGCGTACGAGCGGATGTTCTGCGTCCCGTTGTTGTGCTGGGTGCCGCCCATCGCCCACTCGATCTGGACGCTGGGCTTGGCCTCGATTATCATGTCCCCGAGCTGCTGGATCTCCTCGACGCTCATCCAGGTGATGTCGGCGACGGTATCGAGGTCGTAGCGGTCCAGCTCGGAGGCGAGGTCCTCCCACGCGAAGACGCGCTCGTCGAGCATCTCGCGGTCGAGCTCGTCCTGCTCGCGCAGGTAGCGGATGAGCCCCATCATGAGGGCCACGTCCGTCCCCGGGCGCATGCGGAAGAACTCGTCCGCGTGGGCCGCGGTCTTGGTGAACCGCGGGTCCACGCAGGCGATCTTCCCGCCGCGCTTCTGGCCCTCCAGGATGTGCTGCATCGCGATGGGGTGGGCTTCGGCCGGGTTCTGCCCGATGATGACGTTGAGGTCGAAGTT from Halosegnis marinus carries:
- a CDS encoding HemK2/MTQ2 family protein methyltransferase; protein product: MGSDDLAARRGMETEVYGAAEDSKLLADTAVERVKRDERVLEVGTGSGYVAARVATETGAAVTASDVNPHACRRARENAREEGADLPVVRADLVAPFRAGAFDRVLFNPPYLPRDEAAERDDWMERALTGGETGREVIEAFLDGVARVLAPDGSVLLLVSTLTDIGAVASYADARGLAAETAAEESFPFERLAVLEITTKH
- a CDS encoding cytochrome b/b6 domain-containing protein, giving the protein MTSLDHGKFTRMTTTFHALLGLDVFILFFTGYGIMFNDELWWLAELMGGTAGVAAVHRVAGAGLIALIVFWIVLMVITPTGRSNFREILLTREDIEAMIQDVKFMLGRADERHPNALQFAGGKADEVPLLTYIGKGVVYIFSVELTLLSISGLLIWSKTGVMEVYATRTAAMAFVVFHGLLGVIMVMGIMFHIFEHGFHPAFYPLEPKAFIPRSMIPEDHSGNGEWGIEKLELSPSWHWVTTVMGVLTVIGIVSFLVGSIFDEGYPVPRELVIGGGPTSLLMTIGINIGVFVLFVGIVLSMYGNVLRVRWEKELAQRQEEGETVAADGGEPSDD
- a CDS encoding 4Fe-4S dicluster domain-containing protein, with product MSTNEQNREVLGQGVMNVGEGARIFPDVEACIDCGGCVVACKRTWDVGPQEQRISISTMLEGQEADEGFNHRSSQALAEGASPGETSIPMQCYHCENAPCVSVCPVDSLIKKENGFVEVRDDLCIGCQYCLSACPFGAPQFPDSNDGSAQVFGTGGTMDKCTMCEERQHVGKGPACAEECATDAILVGDAAEIADEMEKRGSAPFFNDQAMEIIFGEEAGEFS
- a CDS encoding mechanosensitive ion channel family protein, whose protein sequence is MTLAQIGVRGLLDSPGEQFAASAVVVVAFLAAAGIVYACGGLLKGRLSDEAAEAVQSAVGMALGIAAGAVLVDIWNQWGPVATAWGEVRPGPTTGVRALIALLALGVTYTVTRITKRFVRVGERRDAISTHQREILHHVVQIALFVPAILFTFLLFDAGVGNVLLSASVLGVVLGLAARQTLGAVLAGFVLLFSRPFKLGDWVEIGDHEGIITDVSIVNTEIRTFDDEVVMIPNDEITSRAVLNRSKNDRLRVTVDVGVDYDTDVARAMETAADAMGGLDDLKESPAPDVVVESFGDSAVVLTLRFYIDNPTIQRKWAAQNAVMESVKTAFEREGIAIPFPQRVLSGREQDGGLRVADERAVAADGNEPNGEERSDGEPEAAVEPATDGGDTGSGDDDGGADG